In a genomic window of Thermosulfurimonas sp. F29:
- a CDS encoding fibronectin type III domain-containing protein, whose translation MRFLKILFLLWLFAARAGAEVFVPHCSPELDGFPSPGEYPSLGEIHLVRFYGLDQRADFYWCWDENYLYLAGFLKDFSLFEDGPAEHRWETWRDDSLEVYLHPDEDPPPEILSSRSRVIAFSISGRYWRVDRGENGHTVGLEGITEGAFGPQGRIRYLYRVEGTLNRSGDRDRGWSFELAIPWDILGISPEDGVRLRFNLYRVIDDDGGEVRPEFIPSDGFRDEWTVYRGDRYRPSEWEVLVLSGNPAHPPYFSDSDLEVIPLEGRRVRLHFRAPYRDAKGNPAFRYEIRLRQEGSPDMEPDLAAMEVSSVARKPSTPGEEETLEIVGLEPGTTYTLALRAFNEKGMPSSPLVTSFTTPEDDRIFVTVSPSGRTLALTDGSPFLMVPEAAMIPWLPLRGLYDEPIYDPHLGRWRNFYEEEGPQGAEEYLASLARAGVNTLMVGVESLDRDILFEPSPGRFNQAVFRFLDRLLSLCRRYGVKLLIRIYDTYYYREKWSLTPWYQLGKREPEGFFDPDLYPHHEARLRALLERYRDEPYILGWEILNEVDNAERFNSASFEARRAWLEHMLAFARQIDPHHLLFFTFVTWDPKDDDGHYRGELGMDTATAYRLPGVSLAVPHAYYPNIRDPHDPLKGPLEMSRGMLYAFYRTPPDRPVFDGESGPSPLYITSYRADFTAEDDLLFFTRNLWMHFASGGAGAPVRWPGEMFSDTNTISPEMRNRLHLFSLLVKDISWNGRHLVIRRKVTDSLVAVGRSDGRHMVGYVLNKNGSPQAEIPWPAEPGLWHIKVYSPFDGRLLHEDSRWIEERFPLSSGVPYDLVLLAEKESMVLLHADRTEYRPDETVRIFLDLAPFMGEEIWLRAEVNGKPYFISGLYPLEVSTVSVPLAISFDLPTPISGFPLFELPRLPPGDYCLGMKVGDFEDQFCWEVSQ comes from the coding sequence ATGAGATTCCTGAAAATCCTCTTTCTCCTCTGGCTTTTTGCGGCGAGGGCCGGAGCGGAGGTCTTTGTTCCCCATTGCTCTCCGGAACTCGACGGTTTCCCATCCCCGGGAGAATACCCTTCCCTAGGGGAGATCCACCTGGTTCGTTTCTACGGTCTGGATCAGCGGGCCGATTTTTACTGGTGCTGGGACGAGAACTATCTTTATCTGGCCGGTTTCCTTAAGGATTTCTCCCTTTTCGAGGACGGACCGGCGGAACACCGCTGGGAGACCTGGCGGGACGACAGTCTGGAGGTCTATCTCCATCCCGACGAAGATCCACCTCCGGAGATCCTGTCCTCCCGGTCACGGGTGATAGCCTTCAGCATTTCCGGCCGCTACTGGCGGGTGGACCGGGGAGAGAACGGACACACCGTCGGGCTCGAGGGCATCACGGAGGGGGCTTTCGGCCCGCAGGGAAGGATTCGCTACCTTTATCGGGTGGAAGGAACCCTCAATCGGTCCGGGGATCGAGACCGGGGCTGGAGTTTCGAGCTGGCCATTCCCTGGGATATCCTGGGAATCTCTCCTGAAGACGGAGTTCGCCTTCGTTTCAACCTCTACCGGGTGATAGACGACGACGGCGGCGAGGTACGGCCGGAGTTCATACCCTCGGACGGCTTCCGCGACGAGTGGACGGTCTATCGGGGCGACCGTTACCGTCCGTCGGAATGGGAGGTCCTCGTGCTTTCCGGGAATCCCGCCCATCCCCCTTATTTTTCCGATTCGGACCTGGAGGTTATTCCCCTTGAGGGCCGTCGCGTCCGGTTGCATTTCAGGGCCCCTTATCGGGACGCAAAGGGCAATCCGGCCTTCCGCTACGAGATTCGCCTCAGACAGGAAGGTTCCCCGGACATGGAACCCGACCTCGCCGCCATGGAAGTGTCCTCCGTAGCCCGGAAACCCTCGACTCCGGGGGAGGAAGAGACCCTGGAGATCGTAGGGCTTGAGCCCGGCACCACCTACACCCTGGCCCTCCGGGCCTTCAACGAGAAGGGGATGCCCTCTTCCCCGCTGGTCACAAGCTTTACCACCCCCGAGGATGATAGAATCTTCGTGACCGTATCTCCCTCCGGACGCACCCTGGCGCTTACCGATGGCTCTCCCTTTCTCATGGTGCCGGAGGCGGCCATGATCCCCTGGCTTCCCCTGCGGGGGCTATATGACGAACCCATCTACGATCCCCACCTGGGACGCTGGCGCAATTTTTATGAAGAAGAAGGGCCGCAGGGTGCCGAGGAATACCTGGCCTCCCTTGCCCGGGCCGGGGTCAACACCCTTATGGTGGGAGTGGAATCCCTGGATCGGGACATCCTTTTCGAGCCCTCGCCCGGACGATTCAATCAGGCGGTCTTTCGCTTCCTGGACCGGCTGCTGTCTCTTTGCCGGCGCTACGGGGTAAAGCTCCTCATACGGATTTACGATACCTATTACTATCGGGAAAAATGGAGCCTCACCCCCTGGTATCAACTGGGAAAGCGCGAACCCGAAGGCTTTTTCGATCCCGATCTGTATCCCCATCACGAGGCCCGGTTGCGGGCCCTTCTCGAACGCTACCGGGACGAACCCTACATCTTGGGCTGGGAGATCCTGAACGAAGTGGACAACGCCGAACGCTTCAATTCCGCCTCTTTCGAAGCACGCCGGGCCTGGCTGGAACACATGCTGGCCTTCGCCCGACAAATTGATCCCCACCACCTCCTCTTCTTTACCTTCGTCACCTGGGACCCCAAAGACGACGATGGCCACTACCGCGGTGAACTGGGGATGGATACGGCCACCGCTTACCGCCTTCCCGGGGTCTCCCTGGCCGTCCCGCACGCCTACTATCCCAACATAAGGGATCCTCACGATCCCCTGAAAGGGCCTCTGGAGATGTCCCGGGGGATGCTCTACGCTTTCTATCGCACGCCTCCGGATCGTCCCGTATTCGACGGTGAGTCCGGCCCGAGCCCTCTCTACATAACCTCCTACCGTGCCGACTTCACCGCTGAAGACGATCTTCTCTTTTTCACCCGCAACCTCTGGATGCACTTCGCCTCCGGAGGGGCCGGGGCTCCGGTGCGCTGGCCCGGAGAAATGTTCTCGGATACGAACACCATTTCTCCCGAAATGCGAAACCGTCTGCACCTCTTTTCCCTGCTGGTAAAAGATATTTCTTGGAATGGCAGGCACCTGGTAATTCGGCGCAAAGTAACGGATTCCCTGGTGGCGGTGGGACGAAGCGATGGTCGGCACATGGTGGGCTATGTTCTCAATAAAAACGGATCTCCGCAGGCGGAAATTCCCTGGCCGGCGGAACCCGGCTTATGGCACATAAAAGTCTATTCTCCTTTTGACGGCCGGCTCTTGCACGAAGACTCCAGGTGGATTGAGGAACGCTTTCCTCTGTCTTCCGGCGTCCCTTACGATCTGGTGCTCCTGGCGGAAAAGGAATCCATGGTGCTACTCCATGCGGACAGAACCGAATATCGTCCGGATGAAACCGTGAGGATCTTTCTGGATCTTGCCCCCTTCATGGGGGAGGAAATATGGCTCCGGGCCGAGGTAAATGGTAAACCGTATTTCATTTCCGGTCTGTATCCGCTTGAGGTCTCTACCGTTTCCGTTCCTCTGGCTATTTCTTTCGACCTTCCGACACCGATCTCGGGCTTTCCCCTGTTTGAGCTGCCTCGTTTGCCTCCCGGAGATTACTGTCTCGGTATGAAAGTCGGCGATTTTGAGGACCAGTTCTGCTGGGAGGTGTCCCAGTGA